DNA from Toxoplasma gondii ME49 chromosome X, whole genome shotgun sequence:
TTCTCAGCTGAAAAAGTCGcagtgcttcttctcccaaGGACTCTGTCTTCCGACCATGACACTGGCACACAGAGCGcagggggggagggggacagctgcagaagaaaaacgcatgaGTTCTCGCTTTCCATGTCTCTGTGCTGGTCCACTGAAAACcatttgcatgcgcatgtcTTCAGGACTCCATTGTGGTCACGACAGACCCGTGTACGCTTTCCTGTGTTTGTGACCTGCCTGTTGAGCGTACCGTGTGGGCTGTGTTTTGCGTGCTCGAGCAattcgaagaaaacgaccGAACAAGcgagccttcttcttcaactaCGAACAGTCTCTCTACTGTTTCGTCGATATCTGCATCAGCAAACGCTGGCTGCGTCGACCTCGCGCCTTTTAAatctttgtctctgtggcAGGCCTGCTGAATCTCCATCTGTCTACTccaggagggagagaatgTGTTTTTCGCGGCGTCTTTGTCGTGTGGAGAAGGGTGTGATGCGGGCAGCATTCGAGAAAGGAGTTGCCGAATCGGCGTTCAGAGTGGAGACGCGGTTCTCTTTGTGtcccttttcttttcagagTGCATGGAGGTCATTGATATTCCTCTCTTGCAGCCTTTGTACATGCAGACGCAGGAAGTGACAGTCCACCGCATGAGTAAGAGAAACCGGGAGACTTCTACTTCAGAAGAGGCTTTTCTGCGGTCTTCTGTACACGTGAAGCGTTTCCTTCAACATATTCACATTCTTGGTTCGTCGTGCGAGGAAAAAGTTCCCTTTCCGCCTGCCAAAGTGAATATCTCTACCTTCAACTCGGATTCGACAGTCCgctcctgttcttctgctcttgCAAGTCCTTTCTGCCGCACGCATGTAACGTCCGACCCCGCTCCGCGTTCTGTTGGTCAACTCTTTCGGCGTCCTGTCCTTCTTGCTTTGCCTCTTGTGTTCTCTGCATCCCTTCTTTCCATCCTGTCCCATCTGCTTGTTTAACTCCTCAAAAGGCGGCGGCTCTTTGTTCGGCGAACGCGTTCCTTCACCTCCCGGTTCCTTTGCTCCCCTCCGCACCACACTGTGTTCTCCACCTTGCCGCATGCgcctggtgtctctgcagaaggcgaggtTCTGCGGAGCGGGGGCGAGGTCACCAGCCCAAAGAGACGACGGTCTTTTTCTCGAATTGAAGTGAATCCACACGGTCCTGCATCCGCTCCCTCTGCCGAATTCGTGCTCGGCGTCCCGAAGCCAGCCACCGACTACGCCAAGCACCTCCTCTCAAACGAGAAAGGCGCTTCAGGAAGCTACCAGGGTCCgtcgtgtctgtttcttgaGGAGGTCGACAGGAACTCGAAGGCGGAGGCACACGCGCAGCACCGCGCGAAccagaagggaaggaaagaccGCGTCCACCACCTGATCGACGTAGGTTGttgaagcgcatgcagttccggCTAACCTGCTGAAGTGTATTTTCCCGCGGCCTCTGTTTTTAGGGCCGATGGctgcgttgcatgcacctAGGGGTCAAGTCGCGACTGTGTAGAGTTTAGTGTGGTGCACGGGTGAACTCACAAACGTGTGAAAGGCGCGCTCGAGCTGGGAGGTGGAAACCGCAGATCTGCCGGGTCACAGCGGTGCCGAGACGCGCCTCAGATTCGTCGAACTCGATGATGCACAGGGTCTTTTAGTACGTTCCGCTCTGCGGTGTGTGTCGCCGCGACTCGGTTGTGCGGGAGACGCAGTCGAACTTGgagtcgacgaagagaaatgTGAACGACCGCAAAACGCGGCGGCTTCCTCACTGTCCAAGCATATGTGTCACGACCTCTCTGTGTAGCCAAAGCGCTGTAGCTGTTGCAATCAGTGCTTCGACTTCCTGGGGTCTGTCTGTGGTGGATGTGCAGCTGTACAAGATTGTTCACCTTGCAGAGCTGGGGACGCCAGTGGCTTTGGATGGAATGTTTCTCACCTTGTTGACGCATAGTTGGAAAACAAAACATTGCCCGAACGAGGTGCGGAAGCTGCGTCGCCAGAAGCGGCTCTTGAAGCAGGATGGAGGCCCGCCAGTCAAAGTGACGGGCGGCGACATTTTTAATCGAGCGTTGCTTCTCGCAGTGATAAAGTCTGCGATCCCGACCCCCGCGGAGTGCCTGGAGTCTCAAACACCGTCCAGAAACTGCCTCGCCATGATTTACGGCATCAACTTGGAGCGGCCGTGGAGAACACTGCTGAAACTCGCGGCCGAGAACAACAAGGAAGCAGCTCTGAAGCTGATCGACGAACTCCCGCAGACGCTGCAGGGCAAAATTCCTTCTCCCGCCGACCTCGAAAGAGTCCGGAGTCGTCTTACTGAACAAGCTCAACAGGTCTTCTCTCTAGGTGAGAACTTGAGTCGAGACGAGCGTGGAAAGGAGAGCTTCGGCTGTGAGGTGGAGCGCATGTCTCGTTTGGAGTTGAGGACTGGGAGCGCACATGGCAGTTGACGGGATCGCAGAATCGTTCgctggagaaaggcgacCAGCGGTTTTGTGTTGCGTAAGGAGTGCGGTGTGTTTCCGCGAAGGCAGACTCTCACGTCTGACGACCCGCGAGTGCAGAGATCTGGGAGTGCAGATGGAACGGTTGCAATCAATGCTTGAAGACTGACCATAATCTGGGACTCACCAGAGCCGTTTGCGTTCGGGGTGACAGAACGGTCGAAAAGGAGTCGGGGAAACGCGGCGTCATGCATGGACCTCGGACGACACTGTGTATGTCCTTCCGTTCTGTGAAAAGAGCCTCTGTGCGCACTGTTTCCGAGCCTGAACTCCGTCGGTGTTCATCGAAGGACAGACAAGGTGCACAGAGGGTCGCAGGAGTTCTGAATTCCCCGTTTGCCTCGACACAGACGCCGTGACCGGGGGTCGGAGAAGATCTCCGGTGTCGTAACACTCGAAAGGGCAGCGGCCCCCCATAAATCCCACTACTCACCATTCGTGTAAAAACGGACTGTTGTGACGGGATCGTTAGTTGAGCAGACTTGTCTGCGGTTAGACCAGGAACGCAAACCCGTTGTATGTGTTTCCCTCCACTTTGCTTTGTCTTGCAGCCAGTGGTTCGGGGCGCGCAGGCCGAAAGGTGATGAACGTGCTCGCAAAATGGAAATGGTTGCTGAAGATGATGACGAAGTTGGTGGTGTTTCTGAGCAACTTGCAGAAGGGTGGGTCGGACAAGAGGTCAGTCGCGGCGGAGGTCGGCAAGCGCCTGGCGGCAAAGGGAGGAGACTCCGCGGCCAGTCATTTAGTCACCGACGGGATGCTGCTGGAGATGGCCTCTCGATCGGGAGCGAACATGAAGTGTGTCACGGCTTTGCCGGGGTACGGACGTTTTGTCGAGAACGTTTTTAGGGGCGTCGCGAGCGCAGAGCTCCGGCAGTCGAGGCAGTCTCGCGGTTCGAAAAGCCGAAACGCGCATTCCTTCGTCAGTTTGGGAGACGAACGCGACACGCAGCAAAGCGTGTGGCCGCGAGACTCTCGGGATAACACTGACTTGCCGCAGGCCGACAAGCGGGTCCTAGCTTTGCCTGGAGGCGATGCGACTGCTTTGTCCTTTTTGGGGGACGAGGACGAGTCGGACTCTCCGCAGGTCGAGAGTccgaagcagacgagaaaaacgtcCAGGCACAGAAAGATTTCCTACGTCGTGATAGCGctgtgcgtcttcctcttcattcAAGCAGTCATAGCGACACCCACCGGCGTAGCGATCTTCATCGGTGTGCTTCTCAGTGTCGTGTCTGTAGTGGTATACTTTTTGCCGGATATCATCAAGCTGGTGCGAAATCGGAGTactggaggcggcggagaggaagaagatgagtTGCTTTCCggcggagacggaggcgGGGATGGCGACGAAACGGACGACGGCGGTGGGGACGGTGATGACGGCAACTTTTAACGCGGGAAGAAACGCTTGCCGAAGTCGGGTCCGAAAATGGTCAGAACGAGTCGAAGTAGAAACCGCAAACAATGCCACTCGAGCAGCCCGCACCTCTccaaagagagaagccgctgTCATCGCAGTCCGGCTACTAATCAAAGCGCAGGCGCTCTTTCGGCTGGTTTCGAACTCTTGCAGCAACATGTGGAGCGAGACACCACTTTTTACGGGGGTCGGGAGGCCACAATGGACGGGGGCAAGTCTTTCGTGTGGGACGTAGAAAAAGTCGGAGAAAGTTTCTGTGACGTTTCCGCCGCTAGTTTTCAAGGCCCATCCACAGGCGAACTTCATCGCACATCTTCGTCGACGCCTCGAGCAGTTCATTTCTAATAGGCATTGGGAAAGTTTATCGTCTCTGTGGACAGCGCCGTGTGGCGGCGTTTTCCCATTTGGCAATACCACGGAGTGCACGTTGTCTTCGTACGAGAGTGGCATCGTGCAGATGAACACGAGCATACGTGTAATGATGTGTAACTGATGGTTCTTTGTCGATCTCATCACCCACACATCCCTCTTGGAACAGCGAATGCTTGTTCTTAGCTAAACTCCCCGTGGCACCTGCTGCTAGAAAAAACGCTCAGTGGTACCGGTCAGGTCTCGCGTCTCGAAGGAACTCGCACTGGCAGAATGCTAACGGATCGTGGAGAATTGATTAGGTGAACTGTTGTGAGAGTAGGAAACAATCAAATACGTGCATGGGTCGGTCACTTCTGAGATCGAGATCTACCTGGACACTGCCTAACGGGCAACGAAACAGAGCCGGAATGGAGGAAAACCAAGCTTCACACACGACTGGCTACTTCCCGTTGGCGCAACATCTGGACAGTCGCAGCTTGTGGAAAATGTGACAAAGTTTTTGCCGTGGATATGCCTCCGTTTTCGTAGGAATCCTCACTGTTCCATTGCTGAGTGGAAGTTTTTAGCTGCAGCGGAGGTACCAGTGTTATGAGTCTGCTTCCCTACGTAGGTGCGCACTGCCTTGCAAAGCGAGTCTGCCTGCCAAACTGTTGTTTGGACAACACTGCAGGGTGCCTCGCGGCGCCTGGGCAGTCCTCTGTCACAGTGATGGCAGAGCGTTTACGTTGTATCTTGCGGGACGTTGTCCTACGGCAAAAACAGTGTTGCCAGTGTCACATTTCGTGGGGCAACTTACCTCAGTTTTCGTTCCCAACTGGAAACGTACTCTGCAAGCTTTCCTCTAATCCGCGGAACCATCACTCACGTACGGTGTATGCTTCACCCTAAGACAGAGTGACAGATGCTAACACTGACAAGTTTGTTCGTGGCCGATATCTGACGCACAGGGAACTCTAGTGCGTGACAGCTTCCACAAATTCGTGCGAAGTGGAGAAGCCTACAGTCCGTGTGTGTCGTAATTAGATGGATCGTTATTCTGTACAGTTGAATCTGCAACAAACGAATATTCGGTCCTTGTGGAGACGCACTGTCGCGCGTCACCAAATGCAGCTGTTCAACTTGTGAAGAGGTCCTGCAGCTGTGTGTCGCACCAAGGCAGCTCCTTGTGTAATCGCTGCTGACCTACGTTAGCAGTGTGAAGTGGTATTGTGCTACCCATCCTTATGTTTGCCCAACAAAATCCTTGCAACGTCATTTATGTCTGAGATCCGCGAATCTACCTGTTGTCACCTCCGCAGGAGGGCACAACGGCAACTCGGTTCTCTATGGCGTACGGCACTTTTTCCACGCTTTCTCGGAAagcctgtctctgtgtgaGTTCATCCCGTCACACTTGAATTATGCATGTAAAGCATCGGCCCATACCCATTGCTGAAACTCGAGAATTCCAAACGGCTCCAAACAACGGTGTACGCAGCCATCAAAATAGCAGGACcctggtgcatgcagtcatCCAATGCGGGGCAATTCGTGTACTATTCACACGCGCGAGGCCACGATAAGTGAATTTCTTCCTTACATCACTTCCTGACAACACACCagattttcttcttcctcacctgGCAGTGGATCCCAGCGTCGCCTACTGAGCACCCACGCCACGGCAACAACTTGCGCTTGACACGAGTGATGGACTCAAACATAACAAAGGAAAATAATTATGTCTTGGGTGCTCGAATGCAACTGAAAGATGAGTCATGATCCCATCCAGCTCCTCTAAGTCCCGATTCCCCTATGTCGAACCGTTGCTCAAAGGAGAATTACAGCGATGTGCTTAACGCCTATAAATCAGTACAGGCGTCCTTGATTTTCCGTCGTCTGTGCCTCCTTCTCACCGAAGGGTACAGACCCACTGCTTTTTCTGATAAACTGGGTCTGGCTGGTAGTTGACTATTATTTGTGTGCGGCACAATCTTACTGATAAAAGCTACAGCAGAAATGGGTGAGTCTGAGGAGCCCTCGTCTCCAGCTTCAGCCTTTGAGGCAGGTTCTGCGTCTCAAGATGGGGGAATTCCTGCAGTGCATGAGACGCCGGAAGAACCCTCTGCCGCAACGCTAACTCTCGAAGAGGCAAAACTCCGAAAacggaaagagaaaatgcGAGAGTTCAGAAAATATCTGGTCGATACACACGTTGTCGACGCACTTGCCAAACGTGAGTCGAAGCTCGCAAACCCATCAGTTCTCATGGAATAGCTGAGCATGGAGTATAGAGAAGTCCCTCTCAATATACACAGTATCCGTGGAATCGCTAGAACACACGTATTAACGTCACATTTGTTTTCGATTGTTGTCGGCCCCTCCAAAGAAaactgcttctccttctgaaAACGTCAATATACTCAGCCATGAGTGATACTTACCTCACCATACACCTGAGAGTCTGGAGTGGCCTTCAGCATCGCTAGCAGATTGTTTCACGAAGGGATAAAGATAAGAGGTATCACATGTGACCAAGTCGCGCTGTGCCAGACGTTTCCCTCTCAACCTATTTTCCCGGCAAGCCACATGGGTGGGTCAGAAAAAACTGATGGCAGTTGCACGTTCGTAGCTCGCGGTGAATCTGCAGTTTTGGAAATAAATTTAAGGCTTCCTCGTGTATACGCCAGTTGTTGGCGACTATCGGTCACTCGTGTCAGCCTTTACCACCGCGTGAAGATACTAAATGGCATTTTTGTTTGTCACCTGTTCCCTCTTTGCGAGTACGCCTACGATGCAGTGCTCATTGCATTATGCGAAGCTGAGGAGCGGCCGGCACGACCTCAGGAATACTTTATTGACTACTTTGGGGAGTACAGGTAAGAAGGTGAGGCGAAACTCCACTAGATCAAAATAAAGTTCGCATCATCGGATTACTGGCATCAGCACTGATAAAGCATTCTCCGCCCACCTGCGAATGCAGCACGTACACTTGGTGGCACTCGCATATTGCTTCGTTGTTCGACGTGGACACATCCTTTATCTGCGATAACGCAACCGAAAACGCGCGCGTATGTTTCCTTTTGATCCGGTCCACACGAGTCAACCCGCTGCGTATCTGTCACTGTAGTCTGTTCCGCCATATCACTGTGCCGAGTGGTATGTCCATCTATGTCTCAAATCACGGAGGCACACAAGCCTCTGTGCGTGTGTAGAACCAGAGATGAACCTGGTGATTCTCTCGGTGTCACAGATGACGATACCGTCGACGCCGGCTACGAATTCTCATCTGGTTGTGGTCGTGTGTATGGGAACCACCATGCACCAGAACGAGGATTGCACGTGGTACTCAGTGATTGTATTCGACACGGCAAATAGTCCATGACAAGGCAGAGTCACGAAGTTGTACAGAGCAGTTACCAAAACGTACGAGACCGCGAACAGAGATCTGAACCAATCTCAGCCACTTTCCTCACGCCACTGTCTGGGGGTCTGATCTAAAAAGAGTCTGAGGCGACCCTCCGAACCCACgagacggaaaaaaagaacggCCACGCGTTTGGAGTGTCAATTTGCCTTCGGTTGGCTAATGTACACGTAGAGATCCTGTGCTGGATGAGATTGAGAAGCTAACGAAGCTGAAGAACGACCTCACTTCTTCTAACAAGGAGCTGActgaaaaagcagaggagcTCCGTAAGCTTGGGAAACGACCGGAAAAACTCAATTTTCTTCAGACTGTTGCTGCACTGGCTTACTCAAACTCGAATGCAAAGTCGAAACGCGAACAGCGAAAAACAACACCCTATCATCAAACTTTCTGAACGACTGCCccgtgctctctctcccacTTTGGTCTCGGGAATCCGGAGTGCGCGTTTTTGCTTGCTTATCTTGTGAACCGATGGACCAAGCCCCAAATTCCGGTAGCATCCGGTAAACGTCTCCCTGCGACACTCAACAGAAGCGTCCGCGGCTAGACAGGGAGCAAAATTCTTATGTATCGATACAGAGATTGATAAACATGCACAAtccgcctttttttctcgagggAGCGTAGAAGAATAGCCAGGATCCTCTGGGACTTCTGTTCTGCTCATTCCAGGCGACGCCATTGTTCTGGTCACGCAACAGCGCATGCATCAGAAAATCTGGGCAGCCGTCTCTCGAGACGCAGTAAGTGCAACACAAAGAGTCCTTTGGTTTTCTATCCGGGCCACTTGACTTCGCTGACTCGAACGAACGacatctgcagagaaaagcaactGGGAAAACGGTTTACATCCCTTCTCGGATTGGTGCAGTGGCGCCGCAGACCAGTGCCCGAGCACACGCCGATACAAATCTGGCTGAAAAACACGGTTTCCtgtttgctttctctgcaaaAGAACCTGCCCTCGTCGTAGAATCTTCTTACAGAGTCTGTGCACAGGCGTTTCAGTTGGGTGGTGGTGGACAGCAACCGTAAAGAACTTGGTGGCCTCTACCACGTAGCAGGAGTCGTATTCAGTATCCTCTCCGGAAAAAGACAGTTTCTATAAACCTAGGCATCCCACTTCATACTTGGTGTGACGGCGGTTAATTGTCACACAAGCTTGAGAATGTTTGGTTTTTCATGGACTCCGCAAAACTTTTCATCATGAGAGTCCGGATCTGTCGTCGCTTTCTCAGGAGTCGATGACCAGCCTCCAGGTGTACCAGAGGCTGTGCGACAAAAAGAAGCCAAAGACCACGTTGAAAAACCATACATTCAATAAATTGCAGTTTATCCGCTTTCTGGCCGTAAGCACTCCAGAGGTAGGTGGCAGAGAGTGACAAACGGTTTTCTGAGCAGCGAAAATCGACAAGACTTGCAGTAGAACAGTCACAATTCCCAGTAAGATGCATCCCTGTCGGCTCACTTCGGAAACATTCGTCACGGCTCTCGAGCACCATGTGAACCGGCGTATCAAGCCAGTCTCTACACCGAAGAATAACCCTGTATAGGCGAGTCTTTTTGCAGCTCCCTTTTTTGGAGTTCTCCTTGGTCTGTACATGCGAGTAAACTGGATGCCAAGACGGTGGAGGCAACAACGGTTTCACCTGATCGACCCTCCTTCCCTTCCACCCGGAAGCATGCACATGTGTGAGgactcgtttctttttctcgaaacTCCACCTGCGAAAGAACGAGGAACTGCGTTTGccgctttccttctgcagGACTGGCAAAACCGGATTCTAGTGGCGCTGTATCCGCAAGGGGATAATTCAGAATACGTCACAGGCGCTCCATTCAAAGCAGACCCCGACAACGGTCTGGTGACTTTGGTACGGCAGACGCAAAGACAAAGCACGAGATCGTTTGCGCTTCTCAGTGCGTCGCGGGGCAGCGCTTCACGGAGTATCGTAGAGTGCTCTTCAGGCACCGAAGGCAGGAAACGCATtaagcgagaaaggaaagcacGCTGAGCTAAGGACCTGTGGATACAACCACGCCCGACAGCAGCAATACCGAGAGGAACACAAGAAGACATGGCAAGCATTGGTATTACGCTCGAACTTCCGTTTTTGACCATCGATATGCAAGGGAAACGATAATGAATATCGGACAGGATCTGAGACGGCACTTCACAAGAGGCGACATTGGCTGTGTGAGGAGGGGCTGAGAGAGGCTTCGCGTCGTGTCTCTCCATTGAAAAACATGACTCTGGCATTGCTTATCACTGTCTTTGCGACATCATGCAACGCACCGGTTCTTCGAGCTGTGCCTTCTTCCAGAGAGCCTGTGGATACGTAGTGTCTcagggaaaagaaaggcaggAAAGGGCATCTGAGAGACACGAGCAACAGACGGATGAGCAGAAACCGAAGATTAAAGGGGGACCAAACTGGACGCAAAGCAGAAATGAAGATGCGTCTCATTCCTCATCTTGTTCCGAGTTCTAGAGTTCCGTCTTGGCGTTGCTCCTGCACACTCACACTCCTTTCTACCTTGCTTCTTGCATCTTTCTGGTCTGGTTCAGTTTGTGGAAGCGAACAACTCGTATGACCCGAAGGCGCCCGAAGTTTCATGAGAAGCAACGCACACTTGTGTGCTCCAGTTCGGCTTTCGCAGAGCGCCGCTTTTCTCGAGTCCAACGCCTCAAGCCCTCTGTGGAGCTTTCGCTCACatgtcttttctccgcgttcACGCCCGAGGGAAGATTTGTTTTCTCTGAACCGTTTCTGAGCGTTTGAGTACGCTCCAGTCAGACTCTCCGTCGAGACAGACGGCTCAGTTCCGTCGCACATCGACGAACCTCCGCGACGAAACGCGGCGCGGGAAGTTGCAGACTGTCCATTTCGGCCGGCTTCCCCACAGTCGTGTGCGCCTATGTATTCACCGAGATCTCTCAGCACAAATTGTGGTACGTCTGTGTGGGCGTCTCTACTTTTTTCGTACTCCACACATGCAGATGTCTTGAGATGTCTTGGTGTGAAAAGTGGAGAGATGCCCAGCACTGCGTGCACCGGTGAAGACACCCGACGAGCAGCATGTAACTGTCTCTGTGTTGGGGAGGCAAAGTCTGGCTGCTGAGCAGAGTCTATTTCCTGTTGCCTTGCGTCGGCTCGACCAGGTGCCCCCAGTTTGCCGCTGCAGTACCCCATTTTCCACACTCGTCATCGAGACAACAGTCGTTgacgcagaggacgagaaacaCCCGCGCGCCGCAGATCGAGACAGTTTTGAGTTTCTTGTCTGCCTAAACGCGCCTATGCGCACACGATTGGCTAGTCTCGACATGCAGGCAACGACCGAAATCATCCAGGAGGATTTCACATGCCAGTGGAACCGCGAGTCACTTGTTTGAACGCAAATTCC
Protein-coding regions in this window:
- a CDS encoding hypothetical protein (encoded by transcript TGME49_225102) produces the protein MGESEEPSSPASAFEAGSASQDGGIPAVHETPEEPSAATLTLEEAKLRKRKEKMREFRKYLVDTHVVDALAKLLIALCEAEERPARPQEYFIDYFGEYRRRHCSGHATAHASENLGSRLSRRSKCNTKSPLVFYPGHLTSLTRTNDICREKQLGKRFTSLLGLVQWRRRPVPEHTPIQIWLKNTVSCLLSLQKNLPSS
- a CDS encoding hypothetical protein (encoded by transcript TGME49_225098); translated protein: MTSLQVYQRLCDKKKPKTTLKNHTFNKLQFIRFLAVSTPEDWQNRILVALYPQGDNSEYVTGAPFKADPDNGLVTLFVEANNSYDPKAPEVS
- a CDS encoding hypothetical protein (encoded by transcript TGME49_225105~Predicted trans-membrane domain (TMHMM2.0):933-952:955-975) — its product is MRTNEETKQSRTEPFVGGGDVRDLSTECNSVRQLRAAGSSESCCVPRGTGCRGDSPSFEGRQKQSQNAEEREHRRSDFEVKLPPRKRKEDTKEVEEKRNNADASGCQSRSKTFSCLEPSFQSVLKMKAPLRVATAVPSLLALSSVISLQRLLVFSLPLESVESSPASSPFDPFSPFAAPVSPHSAEPHPFASSPFAAASPAVLSSQTLASAETPASSAGAPIPAGASHLASRAAAAEEARDGLSRRASQVVSLLQSIPLEVTVIENKGGTGELLVHSVKPHTPPPHTPPPSLSASAGEAAVADLDAVAPTSPAADNAALQRLLSEEDAEDKTADSDAKSKSSRGSGGVFGRGLRWLKKKVTRLFMRFFNPTTLSKKGAEARVIDNYLKDAAHIDAELKCVEIRDEKSMRKEFQSFCKKFRKWPKLQALCTSFSEYIQGKLADKHQCKGLDFRQCMEVIDIPLLQPLYMQTQEVTVHRMKGEVLRSGGEVTSPKRRRSFSRIEVNPHGPASAPSAEFVLGVPKPATDYAKHLLSNEKGASGSYQGPSCLFLEEVDRNSKAEAHAQHRANQKGRKDRVHHLIDLYKIVHLAELGTPVALDGMFLTLLTHSWKTKHCPNEVRKLRRQKRLLKQDGGPPVKVTGGDIFNRALLLAVIKSAIPTPAECLESQTPSRNCLAMIYGINLERPWRTLLKLAAENNKEAALKLIDELPQTLQGKIPSPADLERVRSRLTEQAQQVFSLASGSGRAGRKVMNVLAKWKWLLKMMTKLVVFLSNLQKGGSDKRSVAAEVGKRLAAKGGDSAASHLVTDGMLLEMASRSGANMKCVTALPGYGRFVENVFRGVASAELRQSRQSRGSKSRNAHSFVSLGDERDTQQSVWPRDSRDNTDLPQADKRVLALPGGDATALSFLGDEDESDSPQVESPKQTRKTSRHRKISYVVIALCVFLFIQAVIATPTGVAIFIGVLLSVVSVVVYFLPDIIKLVRNRSTGGGGEEEDELLSGGDGGGDGDETDDGGGDGDDGNF